The following proteins are co-located in the Escherichia fergusonii ATCC 35469 genome:
- a CDS encoding glycoside hydrolase family 1 protein: MRYRFPDNFWWGSACSALQTEGDSLNGGKSQTTWDVWFERQPGRFHQGVGPANTSTFYQHWQQDIALLKQLKHNSFRTSLSWSRLIPDGTGDVNPEAVAFYNNVIDELLAQGITPFITLFHFDMPMVMQEKGGWESREVVEAFGEYARTCFELFGNRVKHWFTFNEPIVPVEGGYLYDFHYPNVVDFKRAATVAYHTVLAHATAVRAFRRGNFEGEIGVVLNLTPSYPRSQNPADVKAAHCADLLFNRSFLDPVLKGEYPADLVALLKEYDQLPQCQPDDSQLIADGKIDLLGINYYQPRRVKCRDSAVNPNAPFMPEWLFDYYEMPGRKMNPYRGWEIYEPGIYDIISNLRDNYGNPRCFISENGMGVENEQRFIQEGQVNDSYRIEFVAEHLKWLHKGISEGCNCLGYHMWTFIDNWSWLNAYKNRYGFVQLDLETQTRTIKKSGEWFATVAENNGFDCEKQK; the protein is encoded by the coding sequence TTTTCCCGACAACTTCTGGTGGGGTAGTGCTTGCTCTGCGCTGCAAACCGAAGGGGATAGTCTGAACGGCGGCAAAAGCCAAACCACCTGGGATGTATGGTTCGAGCGCCAGCCCGGCCGCTTCCATCAAGGTGTTGGCCCGGCGAACACATCAACCTTTTATCAACACTGGCAACAAGATATTGCCCTGCTGAAACAGTTAAAACATAACAGTTTTCGCACCTCGTTAAGCTGGTCTCGCCTGATACCAGACGGTACTGGTGACGTAAATCCTGAAGCGGTGGCGTTCTATAACAATGTCATCGACGAGCTGCTGGCGCAGGGCATCACACCGTTTATCACCTTGTTCCACTTTGATATGCCGATGGTGATGCAGGAAAAAGGTGGCTGGGAGAGTCGTGAAGTCGTAGAAGCTTTTGGTGAATATGCCCGTACCTGTTTTGAACTGTTCGGTAACAGAGTGAAGCACTGGTTTACCTTTAACGAACCGATTGTGCCGGTAGAGGGCGGTTATTTATATGACTTCCACTATCCGAACGTTGTTGATTTTAAACGTGCTGCGACAGTGGCTTACCATACAGTTCTTGCGCACGCCACGGCAGTTCGGGCATTCCGCCGCGGTAATTTCGAAGGTGAAATTGGCGTGGTGCTCAACCTGACGCCTTCTTATCCACGCTCGCAAAATCCGGCTGATGTTAAAGCCGCACACTGCGCTGACCTTCTGTTTAACCGCAGCTTCCTCGATCCGGTGCTAAAAGGGGAATACCCGGCAGACCTTGTAGCATTACTGAAAGAGTACGATCAGTTGCCGCAATGCCAGCCTGACGATAGTCAGCTAATCGCCGACGGAAAAATCGACCTGCTGGGGATAAATTATTATCAACCCCGACGCGTTAAATGCCGGGATAGCGCCGTAAACCCCAATGCCCCCTTTATGCCGGAGTGGTTATTTGACTATTACGAGATGCCTGGGCGAAAAATGAATCCTTATCGTGGATGGGAAATTTATGAACCCGGTATTTACGATATCATCTCCAATCTTCGCGATAATTATGGTAATCCTCGTTGTTTTATTTCTGAAAATGGGATGGGTGTAGAAAACGAGCAACGTTTTATTCAGGAAGGGCAAGTCAACGATAGCTATCGTATTGAATTTGTCGCTGAACATTTAAAATGGCTGCATAAAGGAATTAGCGAAGGGTGTAATTGCCTTGGCTATCATATGTGGACGTTTATCGATAACTGGTCATGGCTTAATGCTTATAAAAATCGCTATGGATTTGTTCAGCTTGATCTGGAAACGCAAACACGTACGATTAAAAAAAGTGGTGAGTGGTTTGCGACAGTTGCAGAAAATAACGGTTTTGATTGCGAGAAACAAAAATGA
- a CDS encoding PTS lactose/cellobiose transporter subunit IIA encodes MIELEDAVMEIIVNAGQSRSLCFEALHAARAGNFDEAKQLLREADGYSRQAHHMQTKLIEQDAGEARQPMTLIMVHAQDHLMTSMLARELAEEIIHLYQR; translated from the coding sequence ATGATCGAACTAGAAGATGCAGTTATGGAAATAATCGTCAATGCCGGCCAGTCACGCAGCCTCTGTTTTGAAGCGTTACACGCGGCACGTGCCGGGAACTTTGATGAAGCCAAACAGCTGCTACGTGAAGCTGACGGTTATTCGCGTCAGGCTCACCATATGCAAACCAAATTGATCGAACAGGATGCTGGTGAGGCCCGACAGCCAATGACATTAATTATGGTACATGCACAAGATCATTTAATGACATCAATGCTGGCACGAGAATTAGCAGAAGAAATAATTCATCTTTATCAAAGATAA
- a CDS encoding carbohydrate porin — MKKIKTLPVTLAVIAALYSISAQAQEFTQEQIDAIVAKAVDKALAERQEKMDAAAAKKVDVINEPESAAQSPDMAIPFGVKFSGYARYGAHFQSGDQKYVAVDGSYNGASAIGRLGNEGNGGEFQLSKAFKSDNGAIWDVNVMIDHWGDEVNLKKAYAGVTNVLASNPDAYIWAGRDFHQRPQQGINDYFWMTHDGQGAGVKNFDIGGIKFDLATVAAVESCNPEVMEDETNPSRITCTGGSGTGDRGNYAVTSKIHGMKLGPLDLELYANYGFDSKAVEGEDKLKAWQGAFVVSHSNDSGVNKVIARYSDNSDNSVYNKTDDLTTIYASFEGSHKFTQQAQIEYLLAFHDYDNSSIKSDNRKNYGVIVRPMYFWNDVHSTWLEAGYQRVDYDKGGDNSGWKLTLSQNISIAMGPEFRPMLRFYMTGGQVDNDRTARVNGTKEETLDDFNLGAMWEAWF, encoded by the coding sequence ATGAAAAAGATAAAAACACTTCCAGTTACCCTGGCGGTTATTGCCGCTTTGTACTCAATATCTGCCCAGGCTCAGGAATTTACTCAGGAACAAATAGACGCCATTGTGGCAAAAGCCGTCGATAAAGCATTAGCCGAAAGGCAAGAAAAAATGGATGCCGCGGCAGCAAAAAAAGTGGATGTGATTAACGAACCGGAAAGTGCTGCGCAGTCTCCGGATATGGCAATTCCCTTTGGCGTGAAATTTAGTGGTTATGCCCGTTATGGGGCTCATTTTCAAAGCGGCGATCAAAAATATGTTGCTGTAGACGGCTCCTATAATGGTGCATCTGCAATTGGTCGCCTGGGGAACGAAGGTAACGGCGGAGAGTTTCAGTTATCAAAAGCCTTCAAGAGCGATAACGGCGCAATCTGGGATGTCAATGTCATGATTGATCACTGGGGCGACGAAGTTAACCTGAAAAAAGCCTACGCTGGTGTCACCAATGTTTTGGCCTCCAATCCTGACGCCTATATCTGGGCTGGGCGCGACTTCCACCAGCGCCCGCAACAGGGCATTAACGACTACTTCTGGATGACTCACGATGGTCAGGGTGCCGGGGTGAAAAATTTCGACATTGGTGGCATCAAGTTTGACCTTGCTACTGTCGCAGCGGTTGAATCCTGTAATCCTGAAGTGATGGAGGATGAGACCAATCCGTCACGCATTACCTGTACTGGTGGGTCAGGAACGGGCGACAGAGGCAATTATGCGGTAACGTCCAAAATTCATGGTATGAAACTGGGGCCACTGGATCTTGAGTTGTACGCTAACTACGGATTCGACTCAAAAGCAGTCGAAGGTGAAGACAAACTGAAAGCCTGGCAGGGGGCATTTGTTGTAAGCCATAGCAATGACAGCGGAGTGAATAAAGTCATTGCCCGCTACTCTGATAATTCCGATAACAGTGTTTACAATAAAACTGACGATCTCACGACAATTTACGCCAGTTTTGAAGGTAGTCATAAATTTACTCAGCAGGCGCAAATCGAGTATTTACTGGCCTTCCATGATTACGACAACAGTTCTATTAAGAGTGATAACCGCAAAAACTATGGCGTGATTGTCCGTCCTATGTATTTCTGGAATGACGTTCACTCCACCTGGCTTGAGGCGGGTTATCAACGGGTTGATTATGATAAAGGCGGAGATAATTCCGGCTGGAAGCTGACGCTGTCACAGAACATTTCTATTGCGATGGGCCCGGAATTCCGCCCAATGCTACGTTTCTACATGACGGGCGGGCAAGTTGATAATGACCGGACTGCACGCGTCAACGGTACAAAAGAGGAAACGCTTGACGACTTTAACCTTGGTGCGATGTGGGAAGCCTGGTTCTGA